Sequence from the Sphingobacteriaceae bacterium GW460-11-11-14-LB5 genome:
TAAATTAAAGGGTTGCGTAATAATCTATTGTTTCGCCGTCTTTTAACGTTACGATTGCTTTTTTGTATTTCGGGCTACGGCCAGATACAAAACCTGCTTTAGTGTAACGAGATTTAGCTTTTCCATCAACAACCATAGTGTTCACTGCAACGATGGTTACACCGTACAATTTCTCAATGGCTTGTTTAATCTGGATTTTGTTAGCCTTGTGGTTAACGCTAAACGTGAAACGGTTAGATTTCTCAGTTAAAGCTGAAGCTTTTTCGGTTAATATTGGTTTTTTTAAAATGTCCATATTATTTGGCAAATGCCTCCTCCAAAGTTTTAACAGAATCAGCAGTTAACACAAGTACACCAGCGTTTAATACATCATAAGTATTCAAATCTGCTGCAGCAATCACTTTAGTTTTCTGAACGTTTCTGCTTGATAAATAGATATTATTATTTTGTGCAGGTAAAACCAATAAAGTTTTTTGAGTACCTACGTTTAACGCAGCCAATAAACTTGTATAGTTTTTAGTTTTAATTGTATCGAAGTTGAAATCTTCTAAAACTACCACGTTGTTATCTTTTGCTTTATATGCTAAAGCAGATTTACGTGCTAATGATTTTAATTTCTTGTTCAATTTAAAACTGTAATCACGTGGCTGAGGACCGAAAACACGACCACCACCGTTAAATAACGGAGATTTAATGCTACCAGCACGGGCACCACCTGTACCTTTTTGTTTGTATAGTTTGCGAGTTGAACCAGCAATCTCATTACGTTGTTTAGATTTGTGAGTACCTTGACGTTGGTTAGCCAAATACTGTTTTACATCTAAATAAATCGCGTGGTCGTTAGGCTCGATACCAAATACCGATTCAGGAAGTTGCACCTTGGCACCTGTTTCTTTACCTGAAATGTTTAATACTTTAACTTCCATCTGATTACTTGTCTAAGATTACGTAAGAACCTTTAGCTCCTGGAATGGAACCACTAACTACTAATAAGTTTTGCTCAGCATAAACTTTCAAAACCTGTAAGTTCTGAACTTTTACCCTGTCTCCACCTGTTCTTCCTGCCATGCGCATTCCTTTGAATACACGTGAAGGGAATGATGATGCTCCCAATGAACCTGGGGCACGTAAACGGTTATGCTGACCGTGAGTCTGCATACCAACACCGGCAAATCCGTGGCGTTTTACAACACCTTGAAAACCTTTACCTTTTGAGGTACCTACAACATCAACAAAATCGCCTTCTGCGAATGCGTCAACGGTTACTACATCACCTAAATTAAGTGAAGTTGTAAACGAATCGAATTCTACCAGCTTGCGTTTCGGAGTTGTGTTTGCTTTCGCGAAATGGCCTTTTAACGGTTGAGTTGTGTTTTTCTCTTTTTTCTCATCGTAACCCAATTGGATTGATGAATACCCGTCTTTTTCTTCGGTCTTTACTTGTGTAACTACACAAGGCCCAGCCTCGATTACCGTACAAGGAATGTTTCTTCCTTCGGCATCAAAGATACTGGTCATTCCTACTTTTTTTCCAATAATTCCTGACATTTTATCTTTTCTTTTTAACACCCATCGAAGCAGTAGGGCTTCGTTCAAGGTGGTTGTACATCCCCCGAAAGGGACGGCAAAGATAGACAAGAATTATTAATTTTCAAATAGTTAGCCAAATATTTTTTCAAATAAATTGCTGATATGATGGGATTTAACTAAAAAAGAGATGTTAATGTGCCAAACCACCATTTAAACTGATGGTTATGATGGTTAAAATGATAAATCCAATCAGTACATATAGGTAATCGCGCTCAATTAAAAAGCTAAAAATAGCGAAAACAATGCGGGCAACTGGCGTAAAAATTAACATCAGGATCCCAAACTGCACAATGGCATCGCCCTGAAATGTAGATAGCCCCTTAAATATGGCCACTATAGAAGAAAACTTGCTGAGCTCGGGTTTAAAAACTTTATAGTCGGTAATGGCTCCATTATGATGGATCAGGAAAATGGCACCACCTATTAATACGATGCTCATCGAAATAATTACCCCTGCACGCAAAAGCGTACCCAAAATTACCTGGATATCTTTATCGTTTAGGTTTTCTTTTCCTGCTTTACTCATTATAATCCGCTTATTCCTTTATATATCATCTGCAGTGCCAAAAAAGCAACCACCACCGCAAATACAATTTTAAGTCTACCGGTTTTAGCCTTTAACAAAACTTTCG
This genomic interval carries:
- a CDS encoding 50S ribosomal protein L3 translates to MSGIIGKKVGMTSIFDAEGRNIPCTVIEAGPCVVTQVKTEEKDGYSSIQLGYDEKKEKNTTQPLKGHFAKANTTPKRKLVEFDSFTTSLNLGDVVTVDAFAEGDFVDVVGTSKGKGFQGVVKRHGFAGVGMQTHGQHNRLRAPGSLGASSFPSRVFKGMRMAGRTGGDRVKVQNLQVLKVYAEQNLLVVSGSIPGAKGSYVILDK
- a CDS encoding 50S ribosomal protein L4; translated protein: MEVKVLNISGKETGAKVQLPESVFGIEPNDHAIYLDVKQYLANQRQGTHKSKQRNEIAGSTRKLYKQKGTGGARAGSIKSPLFNGGGRVFGPQPRDYSFKLNKKLKSLARKSALAYKAKDNNVVVLEDFNFDTIKTKNYTSLLAALNVGTQKTLLVLPAQNNNIYLSSRNVQKTKVIAAADLNTYDVLNAGVLVLTADSVKTLEEAFAK
- a CDS encoding 50S ribosomal protein L23, with product MDILKKPILTEKASALTEKSNRFTFSVNHKANKIQIKQAIEKLYGVTIVAVNTMVVDGKAKSRYTKAGFVSGRSPKYKKAIVTLKDGETIDYYATL